The Methanomethylovorans hollandica DSM 15978 genome includes a region encoding these proteins:
- a CDS encoding cytochrome c biogenesis protein, giving the protein MDTKKFRMLTFITAGLVLMAIYMLFFYLPIMRSGAGEVLDSSFRIFYFHMPIAITAYLAFFIVFVASVMQLRSHDVKWDIYARSAAEIGVIFALLVLITGSIWARATWGWYWVWEPRLTTSLTLFLVYVIYLLLRQAIEEPESKARLAAVFGIVGFVSVPLSFLSIRLWRSVHPLMFGEAIYGSPGGGLGGTTLQLTLLVNFLAFLALFLTLFMYKSNIETLKEEIWTLRASHR; this is encoded by the coding sequence ATGGATACTAAGAAATTTAGGATGTTGACCTTTATAACAGCTGGACTCGTGCTGATGGCAATATATATGCTTTTTTTCTATTTGCCTATTATGAGGTCCGGTGCCGGAGAAGTTCTAGATAGCAGTTTCAGGATATTCTACTTCCACATGCCTATAGCCATTACTGCATACCTTGCCTTTTTCATTGTCTTTGTTGCAAGCGTAATGCAGCTCAGGTCCCATGATGTCAAGTGGGATATCTATGCAAGATCAGCAGCAGAGATAGGGGTTATATTTGCTCTTCTTGTACTTATCACCGGCTCCATTTGGGCCAGGGCAACGTGGGGATGGTACTGGGTATGGGAACCACGGCTTACCACATCTCTTACACTCTTCCTTGTTTATGTTATCTATTTGCTGCTGCGTCAGGCCATAGAAGAACCGGAATCTAAAGCGAGGCTTGCAGCAGTATTTGGAATAGTGGGTTTCGTATCCGTGCCCCTAAGCTTCCTCTCCATCCGCTTATGGCGCTCTGTACATCCGTTAATGTTCGGTGAAGCAATATACGGCAGCCCAGGTGGGGGATTGGGGGGAACTACTCTACAGCTTACATTGTTAGTTAACTTCCTGGCATTTCTGGCTTTGTTCCTAACACTGTTCATGTACAAATCAAATATTGAGACGCTTAAAGAAGAGATATGGACTCTCAGAGCATCGCATAGATGA
- a CDS encoding DUF3467 domain-containing protein, protein MSTDVNNGKHQKKLRVEFYKPEDCRQVYSIGAVGGHSPYDFRIGFYNDNPRPGTDEDGVQVIQRRLEAEIILSPLAALELSRWLNHHLKEYEAMFGPIPQPNRSEKKSEPSAENSSENSEIQGYN, encoded by the coding sequence ATGAGCACGGATGTTAATAATGGAAAACACCAGAAGAAACTGAGGGTAGAGTTCTATAAACCGGAGGATTGCAGGCAGGTGTATTCCATAGGTGCCGTGGGGGGCCATAGCCCTTATGATTTCAGAATAGGCTTTTATAATGATAACCCCAGGCCAGGAACAGATGAGGATGGCGTGCAGGTGATCCAGCGCAGGCTTGAGGCCGAGATAATTCTTTCACCCCTTGCAGCACTGGAGCTTTCCAGATGGCTAAACCATCATCTGAAAGAATATGAAGCTATGTTCGGTCCTATACCCCAACCTAACAGGAGTGAAAAAAAGTCAGAACCATCCGCTGAAAACAGCAGTGAGAATAGCGAGATACAGGGTTACAACTGA
- a CDS encoding HEAT repeat domain-containing protein: MPVNQNEIQRLSESEKEKIRTLQEMKSEFHQIPDKSAVLADLHRLIDDEESEVRWDAACTLIYIFSSVPDEYKCIAWDDLIKLTHDLKPHISGKAASNLVPAFSSLPDECKSAAWDDLIRLTDDNDLYVRESAFSVLINAFSSVPDEHKPKAWADLIRFSGHEDSRFRWMAFSALDSAFACVPDECKSAAWDDLIRLTRDRFLDVRGETSTVLGSAFVFVSDKSAAWADLVRLASDKDSKVRKYAADTLIYTFDHVPDECKSDARYDLQRLTSEGDPDVRIHLNHSLGKMCIDKAYKSINEEDFRTFLKDAICYFEKAAKDSSSFTPSLCCNLFYRAFHAVIFKEAHSNNEIKDYITAAKKEIEGSKSKQKLVAVIEQLATVLEIASNTQGSNNGWRELLKRGSNICNHVDKMMV; encoded by the coding sequence ATGCCAGTAAATCAGAATGAGATTCAAAGACTGAGTGAAAGCGAAAAGGAAAAAATCAGAACACTGCAAGAAATGAAATCTGAATTTCATCAGATACCTGATAAATCTGCTGTCTTGGCTGACCTGCATCGGCTAATAGATGATGAAGAATCAGAAGTAAGGTGGGATGCTGCTTGTACTCTTATTTACATCTTTTCATCGGTTCCGGATGAATACAAATGCATTGCCTGGGATGATCTGATTAAGTTAACACATGATTTGAAACCACATATTAGTGGAAAAGCTGCTTCAAACCTTGTGCCTGCATTCTCATCACTTCCTGATGAATGTAAATCTGCTGCCTGGGATGATCTTATTAGGCTAACAGATGATAACGATCTATATGTAAGAGAAAGTGCATTTTCAGTTCTTATCAATGCTTTTTCATCAGTTCCTGATGAACACAAACCTAAAGCCTGGGCCGATCTAATTAGGTTTTCAGGACATGAAGATTCGCGTTTTAGATGGATGGCATTTTCTGCCCTAGACTCTGCATTTGCATGTGTGCCTGATGAATGTAAATCTGCTGCCTGGGATGATCTTATTAGGCTAACGCGAGATAGATTTTTAGACGTAAGAGGAGAGACATCAACTGTCCTGGGTTCTGCTTTTGTATTTGTTTCTGATAAATCTGCTGCCTGGGCCGATCTGGTCAGACTAGCAAGTGATAAGGATTCAAAGGTCAGAAAATATGCTGCAGATACTCTTATCTATACTTTTGATCATGTTCCTGATGAATGTAAAAGTGATGCAAGATATGATCTGCAAAGATTGACAAGTGAAGGAGACCCGGATGTTAGAATACATTTAAATCATTCTCTGGGCAAAATGTGCATTGATAAAGCATATAAATCAATAAATGAAGAGGATTTCAGAACTTTTTTAAAAGATGCAATTTGCTATTTTGAAAAAGCTGCAAAAGATAGCAGCTCCTTCACCCCTTCACTTTGTTGTAATCTTTTTTATCGTGCATTCCATGCTGTAATTTTTAAAGAGGCGCATTCGAATAATGAAATTAAAGATTATATCACAGCAGCAAAAAAAGAAATTGAAGGCTCTAAAAGTAAGCAGAAACTTGTGGCGGTTATTGAACAGTTAGCAACAGTATTAGAAATTGCATCTAATACTCAAGGCTCCAATAATGGCTGGAGAGAATTGCTTAAACGAGGTTCAAATATTTGCAATCACGTTGACAAAATGATGGTTTAG
- a CDS encoding molybdopterin-dependent oxidoreductase has product MVLHGRMNFFIFLLVLLLVSGCVEPQQTPTANISETEDTFFAGRELTSIKEQRNNAIKGTQFINEATYTLQVTGMVNKSLNLTYEELLALPVADRFVRMDCVEGWGFDARWTGVTLSSIFNDSGLQPGAKNVIFYCADGYSTSLELDYLRGNDIMLAYRLNNVTLPSDRGFPLQLVAEGRYGYKWAKWITHIEVTDQSYEGFWESRGYSNLAILEKRGFLPF; this is encoded by the coding sequence ATGGTTTTGCATGGCAGGATGAACTTTTTTATATTTTTACTTGTTCTTCTGCTTGTTTCTGGCTGTGTTGAACCGCAACAAACTCCTACAGCGAATATATCAGAAACAGAAGATACTTTTTTCGCTGGCAGAGAACTTACGTCAATTAAAGAACAGCGTAACAATGCCATAAAAGGGACTCAGTTCATCAACGAGGCAACCTATACGCTTCAGGTTACAGGAATGGTAAACAAGTCTCTGAACCTTACATATGAGGAACTGCTTGCTTTACCTGTCGCTGACAGGTTCGTGCGCATGGATTGTGTGGAGGGCTGGGGATTCGATGCCAGGTGGACAGGTGTTACCTTGAGCAGCATTTTCAATGATTCCGGGCTACAACCTGGAGCTAAAAATGTGATATTCTATTGTGCTGATGGTTATTCCACATCCCTAGAGCTGGACTATCTGAGAGGGAACGACATAATGCTGGCATACAGGCTCAATAATGTGACCTTGCCGTCTGACAGAGGTTTCCCCCTGCAACTGGTTGCCGAAGGCAGATATGGGTATAAATGGGCAAAATGGATCACACATATCGAAGTGACTGACCAGTCTTATGAGGGATTCTGGGAATCCAGGGGTTACAGCAATCTGGCTATTCTAGAAAAACGTGGATTTTTACCTTTCTGA
- a CDS encoding cytochrome c biogenesis protein CcdA: MMHPPAHPQHVIRQALLAALTFFLLISAVHVVLCAQNTTSAIAVDYFYEEGCLKCQQALPVIEKIANTYGCNLTSHEIISSYELARGYGISVVPALVVDGKTVITYNDYQGNTKILKDLLTQAIVNVSEGEDNVSDIPKDEGEEDTNLSFYLVFIAGLLAGFNPCILAVMAFLATLILSSSGSKKDILKMILGFCSGIFLTYMIVGLSILGTVHRLPSLKGIITTVMVILIFILGLWHIYDAHHLRKYSRSTFHTPRSMVKLLEKTASSNVLLLSFVSGGVFSLVKAPCVGAIYFSILDMLIDRTDLARGAFYLAIYNIGVVFPIIVLGVLLGYGMKPQTITELKEKKRVEIRLFTGIILILLALLLHLHII, encoded by the coding sequence ATGATGCATCCACCTGCGCATCCACAGCATGTCATTAGGCAGGCATTACTGGCTGCTTTAACTTTTTTTTTATTAATATCAGCTGTGCATGTAGTTCTCTGTGCTCAAAATACTACATCTGCTATTGCAGTTGACTATTTTTATGAGGAAGGCTGCTTGAAGTGCCAGCAGGCATTACCTGTAATAGAAAAAATAGCAAATACTTATGGATGTAACCTTACTTCCCATGAGATCATTTCATCTTATGAACTTGCCCGCGGATATGGCATATCTGTAGTGCCTGCATTAGTAGTGGACGGGAAGACAGTTATTACATATAATGATTATCAGGGGAACACCAAAATCCTGAAAGACCTGCTCACGCAAGCTATTGTTAATGTATCCGAAGGAGAGGACAATGTATCCGACATACCAAAGGATGAGGGTGAAGAAGATACAAACCTCTCTTTTTATCTTGTGTTCATTGCCGGCCTGCTTGCGGGCTTCAATCCCTGCATCCTTGCAGTCATGGCTTTTCTGGCAACACTGATACTGTCATCCAGCGGAAGCAAAAAAGACATTTTGAAGATGATACTGGGCTTTTGTAGTGGTATTTTCCTCACATACATGATAGTAGGCCTGAGCATCCTGGGAACAGTACATAGACTGCCTTCACTTAAAGGCATCATTACAACGGTAATGGTAATTCTGATATTCATACTTGGCTTGTGGCATATTTATGATGCTCATCATCTGAGGAAATATTCCAGATCAACCTTCCACACACCCAGATCCATGGTCAAGCTACTTGAAAAAACAGCTAGCAGCAATGTCCTGCTGTTGTCTTTTGTATCGGGGGGGGTATTCTCCCTCGTAAAAGCACCCTGTGTAGGAGCTATATACTTTTCTATCCTGGATATGCTGATAGACAGAACAGATCTTGCACGTGGAGCGTTCTACCTGGCGATCTATAATATAGGGGTTGTCTTTCCTATTATCGTCCTGGGTGTATTGCTCGGCTATGGCATGAAACCCCAAACCATTACAGAACTCAAGGAAAAAAAGCGTGTGGAGATCAGGCTTTTTACAGGGATCATA
- a CDS encoding MFS transporter, with the protein MVPKKSKLWTKDFIIISIENLLAFLSFYLLMIVISGYAMSKFDSSPGEAGFSTSIFVIGGLFMRLLIGKWIGQIGYKKTLHAGIIFSFIMTLIYFGVNSLISLLIVRFLHGMSFGIVTTATGTIIANVIPMDRRGEGISYYGLSLTLATALGPFLGMFITQHGSFNMIFVACTITSMISLLIFPFLSSLNKMELTAEQLEKMKGFKFDNFFEPKVIPISMCCMFIYICYSSVVSFLAVYSLEINLVSAASLFFIVYGAVIVITRPAIGRLFDSKGENSIMYPAILIFSIGILLFSQAHHGYTLLLAGAVLGLGFGAIQSSTQAISVKVTPQHRMGLGNSTYFAFTDMGMGIGPLLVGLIIPFFGYRGMYMVMSIVAAVCLLVYYVSHGKKAVVI; encoded by the coding sequence ATGGTTCCAAAAAAATCAAAATTATGGACTAAAGATTTTATAATTATTTCTATTGAAAATTTATTAGCTTTCTTAAGCTTTTATTTATTAATGATAGTTATTTCCGGATATGCAATGAGCAAATTTGACTCATCGCCGGGTGAAGCGGGCTTTTCTACCAGTATATTTGTGATTGGCGGACTTTTTATGCGTCTGCTTATCGGGAAATGGATCGGACAGATAGGTTATAAGAAGACACTTCACGCAGGAATTATTTTCAGTTTTATTATGACGTTGATATATTTCGGAGTAAACAGTCTTATCTCCTTACTTATCGTCCGTTTTCTTCACGGCATGTCATTTGGTATTGTTACCACAGCAACAGGTACGATCATTGCAAATGTTATTCCCATGGATCGGAGGGGCGAAGGTATCAGTTATTACGGATTAAGCCTGACACTTGCAACAGCTCTCGGCCCCTTTTTAGGCATGTTCATCACTCAGCATGGCAGCTTCAATATGATTTTTGTTGCCTGTACAATTACTTCGATGATCAGCCTTTTGATTTTCCCATTTTTGTCATCTTTAAATAAAATGGAATTAACAGCAGAACAGTTGGAGAAAATGAAGGGGTTCAAATTTGACAATTTCTTTGAACCAAAAGTCATTCCAATTTCAATGTGTTGTATGTTTATATATATTTGTTATTCGAGTGTTGTTTCATTCCTTGCAGTGTACTCACTGGAAATTAATCTGGTTAGCGCAGCCAGCCTCTTTTTTATCGTATATGGCGCAGTAATCGTAATTACGAGGCCTGCTATTGGCCGGCTGTTTGACTCCAAAGGTGAAAACTCAATTATGTACCCGGCAATTCTAATATTTTCAATCGGGATTCTTCTGTTTAGCCAGGCTCATCATGGATATACTCTTTTATTGGCCGGAGCGGTGTTGGGTCTTGGATTTGGAGCCATACAGTCCAGTACTCAGGCAATTTCTGTAAAAGTAACTCCGCAACATCGTATGGGCTTGGGAAATTCAACATATTTTGCGTTCACAGACATGGGAATGGGAATTGGGCCTTTACTGGTTGGACTCATAATCCCTTTCTTTGGTTACAGAGGAATGTATATGGTTATGTCAATCGTTGCAGCAGTATGCCTCTTAGTGTATTATGTATCGCATGGAAAAAAAGCTGTAGTGATCTAA
- a CDS encoding helix-turn-helix transcriptional regulator, which produces MVIEETAIEVIGKHEEGVFQNQLWKELDIDSRKCSRVIAKLLKDGRITRESAVDNGARTFLLKIAHREEPCFELLLSGEMFSPCAGCRDACQPEYCERLTSWVMNLPQDNVEDQEASVTE; this is translated from the coding sequence ATGGTAATAGAAGAAACAGCTATAGAGGTAATCGGCAAGCATGAGGAAGGCGTGTTCCAGAACCAGCTATGGAAAGAGCTGGATATAGATAGCCGCAAGTGTTCAAGGGTTATAGCAAAACTTCTGAAGGATGGTCGGATCACTCGTGAGTCCGCAGTGGACAATGGAGCAAGGACCTTTCTGCTCAAAATTGCCCATAGGGAAGAACCCTGTTTTGAGCTCTTGCTCTCCGGAGAGATGTTCTCTCCCTGTGCAGGTTGCAGGGACGCATGTCAGCCGGAGTACTGTGAAAGGCTGACCTCGTGGGTGATGAACCTGCCTCAGGACAACGTTGAAGATCAAGAGGCCAGTGTAACTGAGTAA
- a CDS encoding heme exporter protein CcmB — protein sequence MIRSLHIAAKDLRTELRTKQVLNSMLVFSLVVMMIFSLSLSDMLSDSSSIDRLAPGLLWIAFIFAGTLGITRAFASETENSCLDGLRLCPLDSAAIYTGKVISSMCLMLIVELLTIPVFMVLFNYNIPNIPTLMLVILLGTGGFSAVGTLLSALTVNTRTREILLPVLLLPLLVPVLIPAVLATGKIVAGAGIPVIITELRLMAVYDIVFFSLAHLLFDHTLEG from the coding sequence ATGATACGCAGCCTTCATATTGCAGCAAAGGACTTGCGTACTGAATTACGCACAAAACAGGTGCTTAATTCCATGCTTGTTTTCTCCCTCGTGGTTATGATGATCTTCAGCCTGTCCCTGAGTGACATGCTTAGCGACTCTTCCAGTATTGACCGCCTGGCTCCAGGATTACTCTGGATAGCTTTCATATTTGCAGGAACACTGGGCATCACTCGGGCATTTGCCTCGGAAACTGAGAACTCATGCCTGGATGGACTGCGCCTCTGTCCATTGGACAGTGCAGCCATATACACCGGCAAGGTAATATCCAGTATGTGCCTGATGCTTATTGTCGAACTTCTCACAATACCTGTGTTCATGGTGCTGTTCAACTACAATATTCCAAACATCCCTACCCTGATGTTAGTTATACTGCTGGGTACAGGGGGATTTTCTGCGGTCGGTACTTTACTCTCTGCCCTCACGGTGAATACTCGTACAAGAGAGATCCTGCTTCCTGTGCTTTTACTTCCTCTGCTTGTGCCGGTGCTCATTCCTGCTGTGCTGGCCACAGGCAAGATAGTGGCAGGAGCTGGGATACCCGTGATTATCACAGAACTGCGCCTCATGGCTGTCTATGACATTGTTTTCTTTAGTCTGGCACATCTCTTGTTCGATCATACACTGGAAGGATAA
- a CDS encoding ABC transporter ATP-binding protein, which yields MGSVISVKGLTKRFAGHVALHDIDLNIEQGEFVIILGPNGAGKTTLLKILETLVRPSYGSVKIGGLELSRSAVEIRKKIGAISHESYLYEDLTVEENLHFYGKMYGLPESELTVRIQTLLEQLHLEQRCMDRVSTLSRGMKQRLSIARSLIHDPDIILMDEPYTGLDLRSACDLDNMLLENSRKVTVLMVTHDLERAFVICDRVIILSAGKIAVDMRKQEIASVEELRNIYTTIFDGGP from the coding sequence ATGGGCAGCGTCATCTCCGTAAAGGGACTTACCAAAAGGTTCGCAGGACATGTTGCACTGCATGATATTGATCTGAATATAGAACAAGGCGAGTTTGTTATCATCCTGGGTCCTAATGGTGCAGGGAAGACTACACTGCTCAAGATACTTGAAACCCTTGTACGACCCTCTTATGGCTCTGTTAAGATCGGTGGATTGGAACTCAGCAGATCGGCAGTAGAGATACGCAAGAAGATAGGTGCCATCTCACATGAAAGTTATCTCTATGAAGATCTGACAGTGGAAGAAAATCTGCATTTTTATGGGAAGATGTACGGACTCCCTGAAAGTGAACTTACTGTAAGGATACAAACGCTCCTTGAACAGCTGCACCTTGAACAACGGTGTATGGACAGGGTCAGCACGCTTTCCAGAGGTATGAAGCAACGCCTGTCCATTGCACGTTCTCTTATCCACGATCCGGATATTATCCTGATGGATGAGCCATACACAGGACTGGACCTGCGGTCAGCATGTGACCTGGATAACATGCTTCTTGAAAACAGCAGAAAAGTCACTGTGCTGATGGTCACACATGACCTAGAGAGGGCATTTGTTATATGTGACAGAGTGATAATACTTAGTGCCGGTAAGATAGCTGTGGACATGAGAAAACAGGAAATAGCTTCTGTGGAAGAGCTCAGGAACATCTATACCACGATATTCGATGGAGGACCATGA
- a CDS encoding winged helix-turn-helix domain-containing protein, which produces MVEKDDLEDIIMTKPGPREAKKIEHDMLNRAASNPVRRKLIKEIGIYGASKEDLLKNLNLQETSFKFQIDYLLHQELVKEEEGKYRLTDKGLEILEMHR; this is translated from the coding sequence GTGGTAGAAAAAGACGATCTTGAAGATATAATCATGACCAAACCCGGTCCCCGTGAAGCCAAAAAAATAGAACATGACATGCTTAACAGAGCTGCTTCCAATCCGGTGAGGCGTAAGCTCATCAAGGAAATTGGGATTTACGGTGCCTCAAAAGAAGACCTGCTTAAGAACTTGAATCTGCAGGAAACATCCTTCAAGTTCCAGATCGATTACCTTCTGCACCAGGAGCTTGTAAAAGAAGAAGAGGGAAAATATCGTCTCACTGATAAGGGTCTTGAAATACTTGAAATGCACAGGTGA
- a CDS encoding MarR family winged helix-turn-helix transcriptional regulator has protein sequence MCDNQFSGKFISYLHRYGQIYIDKKIKLYGIGSGQFSFLVRLYQEDGVNQESLSNYLKIDKATTTRAIKKLVDEGYVFKKIDERDRRSYLIFITDKGKKLEPEMKKIAEEWDNILLSGFDERQRKDLMHSLETMFDNVSKIM, from the coding sequence ATGTGTGATAATCAGTTCAGCGGGAAGTTCATCTCATATCTCCATCGATATGGACAAATCTATATTGACAAGAAAATTAAACTATATGGTATAGGAAGTGGACAGTTCTCTTTTCTTGTGCGATTGTATCAAGAAGATGGTGTTAATCAGGAATCTCTTTCAAACTATCTAAAGATCGATAAGGCCACTACTACAAGGGCTATAAAAAAACTTGTTGATGAGGGATATGTTTTCAAGAAGATTGATGAGAGGGACAGGCGTTCATACCTTATTTTTATTACAGATAAAGGGAAAAAGCTGGAACCTGAAATGAAAAAGATAGCTGAAGAATGGGATAACATTCTCTTATCCGGTTTTGATGAACGTCAAAGAAAAGATCTCATGCACTCACTTGAAACAATGTTTGACAATGTATCCAAAATTATGTGA
- a CDS encoding FecCD family ABC transporter permease, with amino-acid sequence MRFQEGDIAGRYKEHTAKKKTYILTGLVLLLVVAVLSIATGSVDIPPLDVVRTLAGYTVSTTWNSIIWNVRLPQVLTAIVAGAGLAVTGVVMQSILRNPLGSPFTLGISNAAAFGAAFSVIILGSGSTSSSVGDAVTINNPYVTTVAAFVFAMLVTMVILGFSKIRGTSPEVMILVGVAMGSLFTAGTMFLQYFADDVQLSSMVFWTFGDTARASWEELGLITAIVGASMIYFTLNRWKYNAIDAGDETAKGLGVNVERVRLWGMLWASLVTAIIVAFLGVIGFVGLICPHMTRRLVGDDHRFLLTGSMVMGALLLLCADTTARLMIQPYQLPVAVLTSFLGAPTFIYLILKGRRI; translated from the coding sequence ATGCGCTTCCAAGAAGGGGACATAGCTGGCAGGTATAAAGAGCATACAGCCAAAAAAAAGACATATATACTGACAGGTCTTGTGCTTTTGCTTGTGGTGGCCGTGCTTTCGATAGCCACAGGATCCGTGGATATCCCACCGCTGGATGTTGTGCGGACACTTGCTGGATACACAGTCTCGACAACATGGAACAGCATCATATGGAACGTCCGTTTACCGCAAGTCCTGACAGCCATTGTGGCTGGTGCAGGCCTGGCAGTTACAGGTGTTGTGATGCAATCCATACTGCGCAATCCCCTCGGCTCTCCTTTCACCTTAGGGATATCCAATGCTGCAGCCTTCGGCGCAGCATTCTCTGTTATAATACTGGGCTCCGGGAGCACCAGCAGCAGTGTAGGGGATGCAGTCACAATAAATAATCCCTATGTAACCACTGTAGCTGCATTTGTTTTTGCCATGCTGGTCACTATGGTCATTCTGGGCTTCTCAAAGATAAGAGGCACCAGTCCGGAGGTCATGATCCTTGTGGGAGTGGCTATGGGGTCGCTGTTCACGGCCGGGACAATGTTCCTGCAATACTTTGCTGATGATGTGCAACTGTCCTCCATGGTGTTCTGGACCTTTGGGGACACTGCAAGGGCAAGCTGGGAAGAGCTCGGGCTCATAACTGCCATAGTGGGTGCCTCCATGATCTATTTTACATTGAACCGCTGGAAATACAATGCTATTGATGCAGGCGATGAGACTGCCAAGGGGCTTGGAGTGAACGTTGAAAGAGTTAGGCTCTGGGGCATGTTATGGGCGTCCCTTGTCACTGCCATTATCGTGGCATTCCTGGGTGTCATAGGCTTTGTGGGACTCATCTGCCCTCACATGACGCGACGTCTTGTCGGCGATGACCATCGTTTCCTGCTGACAGGAAGCATGGTAATGGGAGCCCTGTTGCTGCTTTGTGCCGATACCACGGCAAGGCTCATGATCCAGCCATACCAGCTTCCTGTTGCTGTACTGACGTCTTTCCTGGGTGCGCCTACGTTCATTTACCTTATATTAAAGGGGAGAAGAATATGA
- a CDS encoding LSM domain-containing protein, whose translation MFPNKRVHKLVGSRVQVEMKGDLHLLEGLLNSADDYLNLHLLDTVEISNGEKLRSLGSVVLRGNNIILITPAEE comes from the coding sequence TTGTTCCCAAATAAAAGAGTTCATAAGCTGGTTGGATCGAGAGTCCAGGTTGAAATGAAAGGCGATCTCCATCTTCTGGAAGGTTTACTTAACAGTGCCGATGATTATCTTAACCTTCACCTGTTAGATACCGTGGAAATATCTAACGGAGAAAAGCTCAGGTCACTTGGTTCAGTGGTGCTTCGTGGCAATAATATAATTCTTATCACACCCGCTGAAGAATAA
- a CDS encoding iron ABC transporter substrate-binding protein, with translation MNAKDIYKIFVITSLVIASTFFAGCMDSSSTSQNVSNNNDTITVTDSLGRTVEVPKSPGYVICSGSGALRYLTYLEAHDRIVAVDSIETEGSKFDARPYAIANPQFKEYPVFGEFRGNDDPEKILALDPQPQVIFKMYSTSGYDPVELQKKTGIPVIALNYGDMVSNRADMYNSLRIMGEVMGKEDRAEELIAFFDSTIADLSERTAGVPEEEKITCYVGGIARSGPHGFQSTEPTYPPFLFTNAKNVAYDPMNLTTAEVSKESILGWDPDIIFVDLSTTQSEDKSSALYQLQNDVSYRKLTAVKTGDVYGVLPYNWYTQNQGSVLADAYFAGKLLYPDRFEDVNLENKTIEIYTFLVGRGDEEIGRQVYEKMINAFPVPAFTKLDV, from the coding sequence ATGAATGCAAAAGACATATACAAAATATTTGTAATTACTTCACTGGTCATCGCTTCTACTTTTTTTGCGGGTTGTATGGATAGCTCATCGACCAGCCAGAACGTATCGAATAATAACGATACGATCACTGTAACAGATTCCCTTGGAAGAACAGTGGAAGTCCCCAAATCTCCTGGGTATGTCATATGCTCCGGTTCCGGCGCCCTTAGATATCTCACGTATCTGGAGGCCCATGACAGGATAGTTGCTGTTGACAGCATCGAAACCGAGGGATCAAAATTCGATGCCAGACCTTATGCAATTGCAAATCCCCAGTTCAAGGAGTACCCCGTTTTCGGGGAATTCAGAGGTAATGACGATCCTGAAAAGATACTGGCACTTGACCCGCAGCCTCAGGTCATTTTCAAAATGTATTCCACATCAGGATACGATCCTGTAGAACTGCAGAAAAAGACCGGTATCCCTGTAATAGCCCTGAACTACGGCGATATGGTCAGCAATAGGGCTGACATGTACAACTCACTCCGCATAATGGGAGAGGTAATGGGTAAAGAGGACCGGGCCGAAGAGCTCATTGCCTTCTTTGACAGCACCATTGCAGACCTGAGCGAGCGCACTGCGGGTGTTCCTGAAGAAGAGAAGATCACATGTTACGTTGGCGGTATAGCCCGCTCAGGCCCGCACGGCTTCCAGTCAACAGAGCCAACATATCCCCCATTCCTCTTCACCAATGCAAAGAACGTGGCATATGATCCTATGAACCTCACCACAGCAGAGGTTTCTAAGGAAAGCATACTTGGATGGGATCCTGACATAATATTCGTGGACCTCTCGACAACCCAGTCAGAAGACAAGTCCAGTGCTCTGTACCAGCTGCAGAACGATGTGTCGTACAGGAAGCTCACAGCAGTAAAAACAGGAGATGTTTACGGAGTGCTCCCCTACAACTGGTACACACAGAACCAGGGATCTGTGCTTGCTGATGCCTATTTTGCAGGCAAGCTCCTGTATCCTGATAGGTTTGAGGATGTGAACCTGGAGAACAAGACCATCGAGATATATACATTCCTGGTTGGAAGGGGCGATGAGGAAATAGGCCGCCAGGTGTATGAAAAAATGATCAACGCCTTCCCGGTTCCTGCATTCACGAAGCTTGATGTCTGA